One Ranitomeya variabilis isolate aRanVar5 chromosome 4, aRanVar5.hap1, whole genome shotgun sequence genomic window, AATAGGCAGCAGCCTGAGGACCGGACCTGCTCTGCCAGGATATGAGAGCAAATCGGTATTTATCGTCTCAGACTAACCaccctatatttaaaaaaaaaaaaaaaaaaatgcgataaaACGCTGAGCACAACAGGTTAACGTTTTTCGTCTCTCGCCCCTGAAAATGCACTTAAATTATTTATGAGACTGAGAAGGGAAAAAGAGACCATTCAGCATTAACCTCTCGTTGTGGGATATGTCTCAGCTAAAATGCCCCACTTCCCTCCCCCACCATTCAGTTACGTCGAACCCCTCTCCCCCTTCCTCAGTGAGACCACCATCGCAGCAAACCCTGGGGATCCATGTGCGCCACCGCACACAATCATTCTCTGCTGCTTCGTAATTTATTTATCCGCACCTCAAGATTTTAGCGACTCGCCACTTGTGCGTAACGGGTATCATTTACCTACTTAGAGAGTGCCCGggtttgaagatttttttttttttgaatctgCATTTAAAGGGCAACTCAAGAAAAGTAGACACCATTATTGGTTTGTATGCCATCTTATTTTATCTAGATGTTTATGTGGCGGAGAAAAACCCAAGTCCAGAAAACCGCATTTTCCTCCGCGTTGCTGCAGTTACATTGTACCAGCAACCAACAGTGAAGATCAGTGCCTGTGTGATGGAGTGCACCTTTAACTagtcctagtaaaaaaaaaaaaataaataaataaatctagtACTAAAATCCGATTACatctaaaaagtgaaaaaaaaaaaaaaaattcaatagtcGCTCCCAACCCCATCTAGCTCCAAAGGGCCTAAACCAGGAGCTGCGGCGCGTTCTCCTCCCTTTCTGCCCCGCCGGTGTGTAGCGGCGCCATCAGGCGTGATGGAGGTACGTGTTGTATATACATGTGTACATATGcgttttaggctttttttttttcacctttcccCATGATATGACTACTCCACAAGACTAGATTGTAGGGGTCCGCGCTGTAAAAATTGCATTCAACAACTGGTTCTTAAGGCGGTAGGTGAAAACTGCTCACGAAGcgacaccatctgatggaaccgcagTCACCGGCAGTCAGCATCTATCAACCCACCTATGATCAGGGAGAATCCAAAATATCCTGATATTTTTTGTAATCGAAAGGTTAATGGTGGATTAAGGCGCTTTTCGTTAGTGTAATTTTGCCACCAAATTAGGCGAGTAGTGCAGATTTCTGTCCGTAGATCATTCCCCCTCCCCCACAAAGTTTTTCAAGCTCCAGTAGAAGTCGCATCACTAGGGCCGCCATTGATGTTTTGCTTCCTAATCCCGTCACGTGACTTGCTGCAGGAGCGATACACGCCGTCAAATTTATTAATTATGATCAGAGAGCGCCGCTTGGCCCCCCACAGAAGTGATACTAAAACACTGGAGGGTGACCATGCGATCATTGACGACGACTAAAGCGTACGCTCGGGCATGAAGATCTTAAGAAGCAATGCATGTGAGGGAAATGGTTCTTGTAAATATGGAAATGGAGGTTTCCAGGGAAGAGCCGAGGCCTGTAAATTCTAAACTGTGCATGTTAATTATTGTACTCGTTAACATGTCAATTAAGTGACCAGGAGCCGAGGGCCTAGTGTGCAAAACAAAGCCTACTGACATTGCCCATAGCAACTAATCGGATAGCTTTTTTCATCTTCTAATCGTGCCTTTCAAAATGTAAGCTGAAATCCGATTGGACCAAGAAGCtacatagcaaccaatcaaaaaaaaaaaaaaacaaaatcagaaaCCGATAGAAGTAAGTAGATTGGAGATGCAACAGCCAATACATTCACAGGTCTCATCGCAGTAGGGCAGGTTAGGAAATGAAAGAAgcgatctgattggttgctataggcaaccCTATGCGATCTGGCCTGTAGGTTCTGCACAGGAGGCCTGGCAGAGTCACTGTTGTGTATTTGGGGGTGAACATAGGGGGCACTACGTTCGCCAGTGTGACATGACGACTGCTGAATATAATCATGATGATACAATTTTTGCTGTATTTTCAATTCTCACCATCAATAAATATTAACTTAAGATAATAAAAGATttgtacaaaaataaaaacaacttaTATTGAGCTGGGGTGGGGGTTGTGAAGGGGAAACTAATCGTGTATATGATCAGAAAACATCTGCAGACTCCTGCTCGCCAGTCTCGCCCCTATGCTTTATACCGCAGCTCCGCTTTTTCTATATCAGCTCCTGTGTAGAAGAACAAACGCGGCAGAACAGTTATGGAGATTCAGTTTCCACCGTAGAGAATAATTACAcgcaggagggaaaaaaaaaaaaaaaagtcaacactAAGAACATCAAACTTTATTCATAATACAACGAAAAACAaaaatacaggaggggggggggcagCGTCATTAAACGATCCGTTCTCAGCTGCGATCAGATGACTGGAGTCACATGGGGCAGTATAGGAAATGTCacatgatggggggggggggggcatcagggTGGTCGCAGACGACCACGAACATTGTCTGTACATGCGCAGCGGACGATAAAACTTCAATACGGAATCGTCCAATGATGAGAAATTGGGCGCGAGCTGCGATTCGCAGGAAATTAATAAAGTTCCATGTATTTGATGGAGGCTTCATGATCCAAATCCCTGCGGTAATCCTGCTGCTACGGAGTTCAGATCCAGCGGATCACATGGTAAAGTAGTGATACATTGCTGCAAACATGACCAGCATCTGTGGAGAGACAAGGGCGGCAGATGGTACGGAAAAAACGGACACGACTTAGAATGTTCCGTGGAGAGGAGATTAACTGAGGATTGAATTTCTAGGTCCAAATCCTCCAATATCATTAAACagcaagaaaataaataaaaaaaatcatacacttttttttttttttttttactttcatcatGCATATGCCTGAATAGATTTCTCCATCGTAAACGAATAAATAATCTCATGAGAAATATGAAAGGAttaaatattttataaaaaaaaaaaaagtaaaataatttatAGCGATAGTAAAGCAAAATTTTACAGCAGGTTGTAAAGCAAGTTTGATAGGATTTGTgtgctgacatctagtggccagTATAGGAACTGAACTACAAGATCCATAGACTCCTCTCATTCACGATCCAACTTACCGTCCACATGAGAATTGCAAATCCAAACCAAGAGATGCCCCAGGTGTAGCTGTCAATGGCGTGTCCGATGTGATCAAAGCAGCCCTGAAATGTGAAACGTGTCACATAAAACAGCAACATTAcactagtcacatccagagctgcattcataatgctGTAGGATACCATTGGAAGTCCATAGTGCTCTGGCAAGGAGCTGCTCTTGCCAACCATTAAAAGGGAAGATCAATTTCCCCCTGTTTTGTGAATTACCGTAGTGTACACGTAAGGCGCGAGTCCAACCCGGCAGCCTTGGACATTCACGATCTGGAAGTTGTCATCCCTGGCGCAACACCAGAACGGCCAAGGGGCGACAGATTCTGGATATGAGACGCGGAAAGTGGAGGAGTAGTCGACCCAGTCCTGGGGTCCGTCCACCCCGCAGCACTGCTTCTACAAAGACAAAGCGACACTATACATAAAATCATTAAAGACGCCATTCACACTCTGCGTTTAGCTCCATTTTTTAGCTTCGCAAAATATTAAActgtcccaattttttttttttttttttttaaattccacaatacagcactttttttgtttttttaagttttaggCTAAACTATTGGACATTAATTTTTCCCCTTTGCgagattcaactttttttttttaatgtgttgcaaatttaaagacaaaaaaaatcctatttgcaacattttttatttttctaattatggatgattattttgtaattttttttttttttcttcactttactAATCATTAAAATGCTTTTTTCCGCCCTTTAAATCAAAAGTTAAATACTAAAAAAAGGTTTGAAAGCAGTGggttaattaaaataaataaaatagtgatcAGTCAGAGCAGCTTTACGCTTACATCCAACATGACCCTCTTCCAGAAGTTGGTGATCTCGGCGCCGGTGGTCGTGTTGTCCGCGAAACGCGTCAGCATCTGGGTCTTGATGACATTGGAGTTTATCATCTACATAAAGTGGAGAAGACAAAAAACGAGCAGAAAATATGGAGACAAGTCTCACAACATTGCTACAAATGAGCACAAATCTATTGCTGCCACTTACGTAATCCCGGTGTGTGAACGACGTTATACAGGAAGCGCATTCAAAAATGTAGACAATCATCATCAGCACCAAGTACTGCAGGGGGGAGGCAAGAAGTGTCCAGTGTCATCCCGAGGCCGCGCAAAGCTGCTTCCCCCCGACCCGGCTACCCTGTATCCCCTCTGCTTACCACCATGAGCATCGTCCGGCTTCCCTTAATCGCAGCCACAATCCCATACAATCCCAGAAGGAAGAAGGAGAATCCGCAGAAAATTCCAATCCAGCCTCCAGCAAACACGTCATCTTTTCCCGTCGCCCCCAAAACTGGATAAACGTAGTAGGGATCAGTGGTGGCCCAAATTGTTTCAGCAAACAAGGCCAAGCCGCAGAGCTGTGTACAAAATACGGGACAAGAGCAAGATAAACGCCAATATCACATTGTATCAGGAAGTTATACTTACTATACACtatgtattatagcagttatattcttgtatataggggcagtattatagtagttatattcttgtatataggagcagtattatagtggttatattcttgtacataggggcagtattatagtagttatattcttgtacataggagcagtattatagtagttatattcttgcacataggagcagtattatagtggttatattcttgtacataggagcagtattatagtagttatattcttagctGATATTAAATTAATGCAGAaacaaatatatcttggtaccgtgttagccagtggatagaaaaatatttagaatcgagagtcctcagtggttgataccatcttttcagttagccattaaaaggtaacaaattgcagctttcgagactatgcAGGCCTTTTCGTCAGGCAtagagacctgcgtagtctcgaaagctgcaatttgttaccatcttttcagttagccattaaaaggtatcaaccactgaggactcgattctaaatatttttctttcagAAAAAGTGAGACTTATATTCAACACTTAAGAggtacctaatttatgtatttctcCTTCCCTTTAAAAGGGGAAACATCCTGGCCTAGATTAAAAACATTCATGCCTGACCGCTCCCTCATATCTCTCCATGAGCTTGGACTGACCTGTAAATCAGCATTCCACATATTTTCCTGGGGCTAGTGGTGGGGTATCACTCCTTTATATATCCACTAGTATTCAAAGCAATGTCAGTGTTGAGTTTACTCTCATTTATGATGCTGTTAGACATCCCCTGCCCATGTGTGCATCCATGCTTGCTAGCAGGAGCCAGTTCAATATGTACTCAACTCCTGACTAAGCTCAACTCACCATTATCACGACATTTCCAAACACGATGATTGCCACAAGGCCACTGCTGCCCTTTTCTGCCATCTTGACAAGTTATCTGTATTAGATTAAACAAATTAAATTAGTTTACCTTTTGCCAAAAAGACTCCATGCAGTTCATGATCAGAAATTCTGGTTAGAGATTGtctgtctgcagttaccactaggggtctgtagttaccactagggggagctccctgtatacagagatacatgataagatcctgtctgcagccaccactagggggagctccctgtatacagagatacatgataagatcctgtctgcagtcagcactagggggagctccctgtatacagagatacatgataagatcctgtctgcagtcaccactagggggagctccctgtatacagagatacatgataagatcctgtctgcagtcagcactagggggagctccctgtatagagatacatgataagatcctgtctgcagtcagcactagggggagctccctgcatacagagatacatgataagatcctgtctgcagccaccactagggggagctccctgtatacagagatacatgataagatcctgtctgcagtcagcactagggggagctccctgtatacagagatacatgataagatcctgtctgcagccaccactagggggagctccctgtatacagagatacatgataagatcctgtctgcagccaccagtagggggagctccctgtatacagagatacatgataagatcctgtctgcagtcagcactagggggagctccctgcatacagagatacatgataagatcctgtctgcagccaccactagggggagctccctgtatacagagatacatgataagatcctgtctgcagccaccagtagggggagatccctgtatacagagatacatgataagatcctgtctgcagccaccactagggggagctccctgtatacagagatacatgataagatcctgtctgcagccaccagtagggggagatccctgtatacagagatacatgataagatcctgtctgcagccaccactagggagagctataTTAAGGATAACATTCTGAAATTACATCATGATGAGTGTAGCAGTGGTTTCCATGGGCATCTACTCCATTTTTCTTGCATCAGTTGTCatacatctaaggctactttcacattagcgtcgtgtgatgtacgtcgcaatgcgtcgtttaggagaaaaaatgcatcctgcaaagctgCCTGAAGGCTccctttttccccatagacttacattagcgacgtatggccacaagTCGCAtctgtcgtgtgacggttgcgtcgtgtgttggcggaccgtcggcacaaaaaacgttccatgtaacttttcgtGCGTTGAGTCTGCCATTTtcaaccgtgcatgcgcggccgaaactccgccccctcctccccggaactcacaatggggcagtggatgcgttgtaaaaactgcatccgctgaccacgttgtgctacattaacacactgtccgtcggtacgtcaggcagacggtttgcgacggccccgtaccgaaggactagtgtgaaagtagcctaaagcagtGGCCCTGGAGGAAGTTTGTAtactgagtatagatagtgtgacacatGTAGCAATAGACGAACGACTGACACTAATTGTATCAGATTAAAGGTTCTGATGAGAATTTATAATGTAACCAATGGCGACTGCAGAGTCATGTGactttctaatatactttgtgTTTCAGTTCTCCACCATCTCCGCTTGCTGTCAGAGAGGGAGAATATTTTGTGTCCTTGGTCCCCATCTAACAGCCTGTGGTGGATGAATAGGGACAATGACTACAATGTATCAGCGCAGGAGAAATGTAACAAAGGCTGCAGTGTTTACACAACAATGGGCCGTACCATGTGCTGCAGGGATGGGGGGACAATTACTGCAAGGTGAAACAATGGATGCCATGGGGGTCACCATCACAGACAATGTACAGCTGCAGCACATCAGGCAGGTCACTATCAGAGACCATTTTTCTCCACGTATTTTGCCATTTTGATATGAAGTAAACATTGCAGCAGAACAGGTGCAGAAGAGTCAGATTCCTGGGCCAGTCTACATACAGGACAGAGATACACTGGGTACAGAGGAGAGTGACATAGGACTGCACAGAACATCTACTACATTATGTATACTCCGACATACCACTGTacgttacataggactgcacagAACATCTACTACTAAGAATGCCGCTAGTAATTCACTGTATTCCGATTGGAGTAAAACGAACATATACAATTAGCAAAACATTAATACAAACATTCTCCCAGTACAGAGACCATGACACCAGTGCTGCTGTGTCACCGCGGAGCAGTGTGTGCGGCACATTATGGGATTTACACAGTCAGATTTTTACTTAAATTTAAAGTCAGAAAATATGACCCATAAATCACACTAAAGACCCTGAAATGTCACCGGTCCTAGATTCTAGTCATAGAAAGCAGCCGCCATCAAACCAGTGTTCACTTATATCAATATCAGATGTAGCACTCGATCAATACATAGGACTgctggtgacatctactacattacactgttatctgtggtgttacataggactgcaggtgaactCCACTACATTAcattgttatctgtggtgttacataggactgcaggtgacatctactacattatctgtactcagggagttatcactgttatccgttgtgttacataggactgcaggtgacatctacattatctgtactcagggagttatcacttatctgtggtattacataggactgcaggtgaccacTACAttacactgttatctgtggtgttacataggactgcaggtttcatctactacattatctgtactcagggagttctgttgtgttacataggactgcaggtgactacTACATtgactactacattatctgtactaagAGAAATATcattgtgttatctgtggtgttacataggactgcaggtgacatctacattatctgtactcagagtgatcactgttacataggactgcatgaaaCATCTACTACATTACACTGTTATATatgttgttacataggactgcatggaaCCAACATTACACTGCATCAtcagtggtgttacataggactgcaggtgacatctactgcatCATAAAGGCAGCTTTACCCCCTCAACGTGGTAACAGACCCTTGCAGGACATTATTgacatattgcaatcatcatataaaGAAGTAAAATAGAAGCCGCCAATAAAGAGAAAACTCCCAACATCCGGAATAAATTACTAACAATTCCCAGACCTGCGCTGCTGGCAGTCAGCGAGAACTTTCTTTTCTTACTTCCAGTGAATACAAGTCATTCCCAGTCATGAGCCGAGGACCATGAATCTGTGCGTCCGTCCAGCTGGTTGTAGTGGTCAGGTACTCCCGGCAGCCACCCAGGAAAacccactggtggacacagacagaaaatggcccctgtgcaagagcaataTAGGGGCCAATAACTCCtcctaatgcacaattccacctgtttcGGATGTGGCCCCTGAACAGAGTAATCCACACACTTCACTGATAATTAGCAGCCACTGTATGGCTGAAAGTCTCCAGCTAGGGACCACACTGAGAGTTGTAGTTCCACAAAAATCCCCaatattgattttatatatatataaaaaatgccatTGCATAAGTGTAGGCCCCCTCACCCAAACCTGCAGTCCTCTGTGAGGAGTGTACGCTCCAGGCAGGCGGCTCCGGCACCTGTACTCACCTGCGTCAGGTGTGTGGAGTCCTGGCTGATGCACTCACTTCTGGGGTGGGGTTAACTCAGGCCTTATCTTATGGGGTGTAGGAGACACTGGAAGGTGGAGACAAGCAGCCGTTCTCCTCCCCCACCTCTGCCCCAGTTCTCCGGCTCCAGACTGGTTTTCCTCCATTGTTGGGGTCAGTGATGTTTACAGCGAGAACCTGAAGTCAAACTGGTTCATGGGGAACAAAGAAACTCTGGGAATTGGTTCAGAATCAAGTTTTAGATAAGGACGAAACTGATCCAGAGTGTGGGGCGAACTGCGAAAATGATCAATCCCACGGGAACTGGTCGGACCCCCCTAACCGCATTACTTTAGTTTTGGGGTCCTCAGCAGGTAAACTCTTGGGAGTGGGAGCCCAGTGTGCGCCGTTGGTCGGTGTCTGTTCTCTAAGGGGTATTCTGTCCTCGCTAAATTCTGCATCGGGGGCATCGCGTCTACCGATACCTGCAGATCATTGCACATGGCGCCATCGGATCCAGAATACCCCTTTGAATGACTTGCTACTCCTTTGGGGTCAATGTGAACACCGTCCCTAAACACTAGGGCTCTTTATCCCCGTCCTGGATGGAGCCGAGACGCACATTCTCGGCCTCTGCTtcgttcattgtctatgggactgatatttccatcagtcccatagacagtgACTGAAGCGAAGGCTGAGCATGCACACTCCCGCTCCATTCCGAGGCTGCAGAACCCCAATCTGGGTAGGACCCCCCCAGGTGATAACTTGATTTtttggggaataaccctttaatttgcAGGCAGCTCCATCTTCTTGATACCTCCTTGTGTCACCCAATTTGTCCCCTATAGCTCATGCATCACAAGTTGTGATTagccatgttaaaaaaaaatgtcccatatTTATCAGAAGAACTTCCctggggatgatgggagtgattgtCGAACTAGTAGTCAGTTAGGCAATTGCTATATGTGCAGTTTTCCTATACTCATATACTATAGCGCACGTCTTTATAATTAGACGATCAGTTTCTTTGCACCATAAgatttctgcttgctgtcagtgaatgggatcGTTTAACTAACACGGCGCCATGAGCTCCTTTAGTTATAGGGTCAGTAATGCTTTGGATCTTGGCTTTATTGGCAGCCGGGGGTCTCATTTACTGACACAGAGGTGGGCACCCTCCATGCTGACGTTCTCCTCCGTCATGTTTCTGATAAATCTGTAATAAATCCATTTTCTGGTCATACAGCAGGTGTACAGCTGTCCTCAGAGGCTTTTACCCTCATCCCAatccctgcttgctgtcagtgaatgaaaacCTTCTCACGTCCAGAAACTGCATCTGgtcgttacaatgtatcagtgaagAGATTTTCCTAACAGAACGCCCACCTACCGCTCATAATAGCAGTGTCTTCTCATGTGGCAGATGGACATGTTTAGGTTGTTACCTCTTACACCCCTATAGCTGCTTTCTTGCTTGGCTacgctgacacattgtaacaaatctTCACCAGTACTAAGACCGGGAGTGTTTTTCAGATATTTTCATTCACTGATACATTGCGGAGATTTTTAAAAATGGTTACTAAAATGCAAAATTAAAGTTCAAGAATGGATGCCACCAATGAGGAAGCGGGAGGAGCCAATTGAGGTTAAACCACACCCCTGAGGAGCTCGTTCAAGCAAATTCTACAGGGGCTGAGTCTTGGATTCCGGAATTGGGGGTGATGAATAAAACATCCttcaatttatttttctttatggtGTCATGGCTGCCGGATGAACTCTGAGTCCGCGGTCGTCTGATCTTGTGTTCATTTTATTGATACATTTCtattacagcaccatggaatcaatggtgttatataaataaataataatttagtcTCTGGTGAGTGAGCAGAGGCCTTCGCTCAGCCTCATCTCTTTGAGTTTCTCTCTCCAGCCTGGCAAGGGGTTAACATCTTGCGTTCTTGTCATTTTATCGATGGAATCCCCTCCGACCGGTCGGACACATTCTGCACATTGTGGAATGACGGCTATGTGGTCGGACATCCTACCTGAGATATGGCGGCGCGTGCCCTCCCCTACCGCGCCCCTCTGCTTCACATATTAGAGCTGGGGGTCTATGGAGAATAGAGACCCCGAAACTAGAGAAGAATCTCCGGCTGTGATACATTGtatcagtgatgatgatgatggcggtGTCCACAGTGCAGCACCGGTCTCGCCCCATTGCATGTGACGGGTTCTGTACATACTCAGATCTGCTGCATATTGGGGGCCTTCGAGGAACGAGAAGATCCCACACCAAGATTTAAAGGGGCTGTAAACTAATGCAATACATGGGGGCAATTTCTGTTACATCCGCACCTACAGGAGCTCAGAGCGTCCATACTGGACGAGATATTCCTCTGGGTCGATACTATGGATTTTTGGGGTCTACATTTAATGGGCGAGAATAGAATGAGACAATCGGTAAAGACTGACATACGGGAAAAAGCGCAGGGGTGGGATGGCGATAGGATTTCCCATAAAGACCACCCTGATATAAGGTGTCTAAGTTTCTGCAGGGGTCAGGAATGCGGTGATACGTGTGGAATATGCAATTTTTGGAGTCAGAATGATGTCGGGCGACATTCCGGGAGAACCAGGGACAAGAGGAGTGAAACTCTCCAGGGGGTGGGGGCTGCATACAATGCCCTATACAAGTGCTGGGTGGGGCTGAGCGAGTATAACCCCCATCAGATGCCTCAATAGTCAAAATAGAACACGTGTCCCCCGAGAGATGGCCTCTGTTAGGGTCAGAAATTGAGCAGAAATTCTCCAAATCCTCCTAAAATATGGCGGTTTCTGCTCCAAAAAGactccatgtgcacatacctttagatGCTTTTTTTCGTACCTTTAATATCTGCAGAAGGAAGTTCTGCAGCAGCCGAGACCTATAATATTCAATGCACCGACAcaactgctgcagaacatcttttaATTAGTTCGAAGCGTGCATCAGGGACATGGAGGAAGAGTCCAAAAAAAATATCACAGATGGTTGAATAGAGGATATAATTTCCGGGGATGGGGGAGAAAATTTCACCATTTTTGGTTTTACGCATCGAAAATAAATGAAGAGGAGACGTGAAATCTTTTCATAACACGGATTTATTCAGTTGTACAAGGGACGAGTGTTACCACAGTGCGTATTAATCATTCCCCGCAGTCACCCCCAGAAAGAATTATAAATATCCCCTAAAATCGGCCCCGTCTCCCACAATGAGCTGAGATTATATACATATAAGACACAATATACAGTGCGGGTGGCATGGGGGGAGGGGCAGCTCACAGCTCTGGGTATGTAGCCAAGATGGCGGCGACCCATGACCGCTAGGTAACAACCAATATGGTGATTTGTGATTCCGCATTGATCGACCCCCCTTCATTGTTACCGAACCATGATTGAATGGGGGTATAAACCAGTGGATGTAAGGGGGGTGGGGACACTCATTTCTATTTACTGGCAGAGCAGGGGTTAATAAAGTCACATGGATGGGTGAGGCACAACGGTCAGGGTTCCTCCTTTTTGTGGTTTGTTTGGTATAAAGTTGCCGATGAGGGTTCTGTAATTACAATTTCAGGTTAAGTTTCCTCGGAGGAAGGGCTTTATCACATGTTGCTTCCTCAGGGGCGGGGCTTCAGTTACACCATATAACAAGGTTATTTACATATAAAATACAGTAACGTGTTTCAGAACTCAGAGGTCATTGccgataaataattaaaaaaacacagaACAGCTTGCATAAATCTTTACAGAGTGAGAAAATGCAAAGCGTTCACGTACCAAAAGTCACaacagaaataaaaataataaaattaggatttttttaaataatcatTAGAGGCCTGGGGTGATATCTACAAAGTtagaggattaaaaaaaaaaaaaataataataataataatttaacaaaaaaaaaaaaaagtcccacaaaaaataaaattAGTATCAAAGAAAGAGTAAatatgatttaaaaaataaaataaaattagaatTTTTAAATATTCATTAGAGGCCGGAGGTGATATCTACAAGGttggagaagaaaaaaataaaataatttaacaaaaaaaaaaaatgtcacccaAAAATTAAAATTAGTATCAACAAAgagtaaattatttaaaaaaataaaaaaaattagaatgaTCAAGAAATAAAAGTACAAACAACAAAGAATAAACATAAGTGCAGAGATCTGTATTGTCGGGAGGCGGCTGGTTCCGGAGGATCTCGGCTCT contains:
- the UPK1A gene encoding uroplakin-1a, translating into MAEKGSSGLVAIIVFGNVVIMLCGLALFAETIWATTDPYYVYPVLGATGKDDVFAGGWIGIFCGFSFFLLGLYGIVAAIKGSRTMLMVYLVLMMIVYIFECASCITSFTHRDYMINSNVIKTQMLTRFADNTTTGAEITNFWKRVMLDKQCCGVDGPQDWVDYSSTFRVSYPESVAPWPFWCCARDDNFQIVNVQGCRVGLAPYVYTTGCFDHIGHAIDSYTWGISWFGFAILMWTMLVMFAAMYHYFTM